One region of Intestinimonas massiliensis (ex Afouda et al. 2020) genomic DNA includes:
- a CDS encoding bifunctional 5,10-methylenetetrahydrofolate dehydrogenase/5,10-methenyltetrahydrofolate cyclohydrolase, whose amino-acid sequence MAKILSGKEVAAALNSRLQARAAALAEQGVLPTLAIVRVGEREDDLSYERGAMKRCGTVGVSVRPFVLPADVRQDELLAVIRQINEDPAIHGCLLFRPLPKHLDERAVCEALRPEKDVDCITSGSLAAVFSGQGAGYPPCTAQAVLEILDHFGCELRGKRVTVVGRSLVVGKPVSMMLLGRHATVTICHTRTADLPGQCRQAEILVAAAGKAGVIGKEHVSPGQVVVDVGINWDAAAGRLRGDVDFEQAEPLVEAITPVPGGVGAVTTSVLVGHVVDAAARAAGL is encoded by the coding sequence ATGGCAAAAATTTTATCCGGCAAAGAGGTCGCCGCCGCCCTGAACAGCCGGCTCCAGGCCCGGGCCGCCGCCCTGGCGGAGCAGGGTGTCCTTCCCACCCTGGCCATCGTCCGGGTGGGTGAGCGGGAGGACGATCTGTCCTATGAGCGGGGCGCCATGAAGCGGTGCGGCACGGTCGGCGTCTCGGTACGTCCCTTCGTCCTACCCGCGGACGTGCGCCAGGACGAGCTGCTGGCCGTCATCCGGCAGATCAACGAGGACCCGGCCATCCACGGCTGCCTGCTGTTCCGCCCTCTGCCCAAGCATCTGGATGAGCGGGCGGTATGTGAAGCGCTGCGGCCCGAAAAGGACGTGGACTGCATCACCAGCGGTTCCCTGGCGGCGGTCTTTTCCGGCCAGGGGGCGGGGTATCCCCCCTGCACCGCCCAGGCCGTGTTGGAAATTCTGGACCACTTCGGCTGCGAGCTCCGGGGCAAACGGGTCACGGTGGTGGGCCGGAGCCTGGTGGTGGGCAAGCCGGTGTCCATGATGCTGCTGGGCCGCCACGCCACCGTCACCATCTGCCACACCCGGACGGCGGACCTGCCGGGCCAGTGCCGTCAGGCGGAGATCCTGGTGGCCGCGGCGGGCAAGGCAGGCGTTATCGGGAAGGAACACGTCTCCCCCGGCCAAGTGGTCGTGGACGTAGGCATCAACTGGGATGCGGCCGCGGGCCGCCTGCGGGGGGACGTGGACTTCGAGCAGGCCGAACCCCTTGTGGAGGCCATCACCCCGGTCCCCGGCGGCGTGGGCGCCGTCACCACTTCGGTGCTGGTGGGCCATGTGGTGGACGCCGCCGCCCGAGCGGCGGGTCTGTAA
- a CDS encoding ABC transporter permease, with product MNILESLSLAVKNIVSSKTRTLLTMLGIIIGVAAVIVIVGLGNGLEGYVSDSFSSMGTNTLTVMVLSRGSTRTMEVEDVYGIVAENSQYLDLCSPTASLSGSVKVGADTTSSSVTGVSEDYFSIQGYEVSQGRGLQYSDIATRTKVCVVGAYLDQAYFGGNAVGQTLRVGGQSLTIVGVLEQQAGELEEGGADDCLFLPYSTASRISGRVSSYVVTVPDEDFLSESKAALEDALYEFFESDDFYTVTSMSEMLETMTSMINLLVLVLAGIAAISLVVGGIGIMNIMLVSVTERTREIGIRKSLGAKERYIMQQFVIEAACTSALGGIIGILIGYGLSAAATRVVTSLMEATLTVSPSAGAVALAFGISVGIGILFGYLPAKKAAALNPIDALHYD from the coding sequence TTGAATATCCTGGAATCTCTCTCCCTGGCCGTCAAGAACATCGTCTCCAGCAAGACCCGCACGCTTTTGACCATGCTGGGCATCATCATCGGCGTGGCGGCGGTCATCGTCATCGTGGGCCTGGGCAACGGCCTGGAGGGCTATGTCTCCGACAGCTTTTCCAGCATGGGCACCAACACCCTCACCGTCATGGTCCTGTCCCGGGGCTCCACCCGCACCATGGAGGTGGAGGACGTTTACGGCATCGTGGCCGAAAACAGCCAGTACCTGGATCTCTGCTCCCCCACCGCCAGCCTGTCCGGTTCAGTAAAGGTCGGCGCCGACACCACCAGCTCCTCGGTTACCGGCGTCAGTGAGGATTACTTCTCCATCCAAGGGTATGAGGTCTCCCAGGGCCGCGGCTTGCAGTACAGCGACATCGCCACCCGCACCAAGGTCTGCGTGGTGGGGGCCTACCTGGACCAGGCCTATTTCGGCGGGAACGCCGTGGGCCAGACCCTGCGGGTGGGCGGCCAGAGCCTGACCATCGTGGGCGTTCTTGAGCAGCAGGCCGGCGAACTGGAGGAAGGGGGCGCCGACGACTGCCTCTTCCTCCCCTACTCCACCGCCTCCCGCATCTCCGGGCGCGTCTCCAGCTATGTGGTCACCGTTCCTGACGAGGACTTTCTGTCTGAGAGCAAGGCCGCTCTGGAGGATGCCCTGTACGAGTTCTTCGAGAGCGATGACTTTTACACCGTTACCAGCATGTCCGAGATGCTGGAGACCATGACCAGCATGATTAACCTGCTGGTGCTGGTCCTGGCGGGCATTGCCGCCATTTCTCTGGTGGTGGGTGGCATCGGCATTATGAACATCATGCTGGTCTCCGTCACCGAGCGCACCCGGGAGATTGGCATCCGCAAATCCCTCGGCGCCAAGGAACGGTATATCATGCAGCAGTTCGTGATCGAGGCGGCCTGTACCAGCGCGCTGGGCGGCATCATCGGCATTCTCATCGGCTACGGCCTATCGGCGGCGGCCACCCGCGTGGTCACCAGCCTGATGGAGGCCACCCTCACCGTCTCGCCCAGTGCGGGCGCGGTGGCGCTGGCTTTCGGCATCTCGGTGGGCATCGGCATTCTCTTCGGCTACCTGCCCGCCAAAAAGGCCGCCGCCCTCAACCCCATCGACGCGCTGCACTACGACTGA
- a CDS encoding formate--tetrahydrofolate ligase yields MGFKSDIEIAQEYRMEDIRSIAARAGVDEPYLELYGNYKAKIDSRLLRESRRPDGKLVLVTAINPTPAGEGKTTTTVGLADGLRRIGKNALVALREPSLGPVFGVKGGAAGGGYAQVVPMEDINLHFTGDFHAIGAANNLLAALLDNHIQQGNALGIDVKKITWRRCVDMNDRQLRNVVDGLGGRMNGVPREDGFDITVASEIMAVLCLASDLMDLKARLGRMVVAYTYDDKPVTAADLKAQGAMAALLKDAMKPNLVQTLEGTPAFIHGGPFANIAHGCNSVIATRMAMRLGDYAITEAGFGADLGAEKFLDIKCRLAGLTPSAVVVVATVRALKHHGGAAKADLNQENLEALEKGLPNLLQHVGNITNVFGLPCVVAINRFPTDTEAELKLVEDRCRALGVNVALSEVWGKGGEGGMALAREVVRLCEEEGSFRFSYDADASIEDKLHAIATKVYHADGVDLTPNARKQMKQLTELGFGGLPICMAKTQYSFSDDQNLLGAPKGFRITVRNLKVSAGAGFLVALTGDIMTMPGLPRVPAAEKIDVDENGKISGLF; encoded by the coding sequence ATGGGGTTCAAAAGCGACATTGAGATCGCGCAGGAGTACCGGATGGAGGACATCCGCTCCATCGCCGCCCGGGCGGGCGTGGACGAGCCGTACCTGGAGCTCTACGGCAACTACAAGGCCAAGATCGACTCCCGCCTCCTGCGGGAGAGCCGGCGGCCCGACGGCAAGCTGGTCCTGGTGACCGCCATCAATCCCACCCCGGCCGGCGAGGGCAAGACCACCACCACGGTGGGTCTGGCCGACGGCCTGCGGCGCATTGGGAAAAACGCCCTGGTGGCCCTGCGGGAGCCCTCTCTGGGCCCCGTGTTCGGCGTCAAGGGCGGCGCCGCCGGCGGCGGCTACGCCCAGGTGGTGCCCATGGAGGACATCAACCTCCACTTCACCGGCGACTTCCACGCCATCGGCGCCGCCAACAACCTGCTGGCCGCCCTGCTGGACAACCACATTCAGCAGGGCAACGCCCTGGGTATCGACGTAAAAAAGATCACCTGGAGGCGCTGTGTGGACATGAACGACCGGCAACTGCGCAATGTGGTGGACGGTCTGGGCGGGCGGATGAACGGCGTGCCCCGGGAGGACGGCTTCGACATCACCGTGGCCAGTGAGATCATGGCCGTGCTCTGCCTGGCCTCCGACCTGATGGACCTGAAGGCCCGGCTGGGCCGGATGGTGGTGGCCTACACCTACGACGACAAGCCCGTGACCGCCGCCGACCTGAAGGCCCAGGGCGCCATGGCCGCCCTGCTCAAGGACGCCATGAAGCCCAATCTGGTCCAGACCCTGGAGGGCACCCCCGCCTTCATCCACGGCGGGCCCTTTGCCAACATCGCCCACGGCTGCAACAGCGTCATCGCCACCCGCATGGCCATGCGTCTGGGGGACTACGCCATCACCGAGGCCGGCTTCGGCGCCGACCTGGGGGCGGAAAAGTTTCTGGATATCAAGTGCCGCCTGGCCGGGCTCACCCCCTCCGCCGTGGTGGTGGTGGCCACCGTCCGCGCCCTCAAGCACCACGGCGGCGCGGCCAAGGCCGACCTGAATCAGGAAAACCTGGAGGCCCTGGAAAAAGGCCTGCCCAACCTGCTTCAGCACGTGGGCAACATTACCAACGTCTTTGGCCTGCCCTGCGTGGTGGCCATCAACCGCTTCCCCACCGACACCGAGGCCGAGCTCAAGCTGGTGGAGGACCGGTGCCGGGCTCTGGGCGTCAACGTGGCTCTCAGCGAGGTCTGGGGCAAGGGCGGCGAGGGAGGCATGGCCCTGGCCCGGGAGGTGGTCCGGCTGTGTGAAGAGGAGGGCAGCTTCCGCTTCTCCTATGACGCCGACGCCTCCATTGAGGACAAGCTCCACGCCATCGCCACCAAGGTCTATCACGCCGACGGGGTGGACCTCACCCCCAACGCCCGCAAGCAGATGAAGCAGCTCACCGAGCTGGGCTTCGGCGGCCTGCCCATCTGCATGGCCAAGACCCAGTATTCCTTCTCGGATGACCAGAACCTGCTGGGCGCCCCCAAGGGCTTCCGAATCACCGTGCGAAACCTGAAGGTCTCCGCCGGAGCCGGCTTCCTTGTGGCCCTCACCGGCGACATCATGACCATGCCCGGCCTGCCCAGAGTCCCGGCGGCGGAGAAGATCGACGTGGACGAGAACGGCAAAATTTCCGGACTGTTTTAA
- a CDS encoding cyclodeaminase/cyclohydrolase family protein — MELTKQSCEDFLDVLASKEPVPGGGGAAALVGAVGVALGHMVGALTVGKKKYADVQEDILALNARAEALRARLVELVEEDARAFEPLSRAYGLPAFTEEEKARKAAVMAQALDAACAAPLALMEALCQAIDLHREYAQKGTAIAISDVGVGVACCKAALQGASLNVFINTKSMADRAKAEAVNEKARAMLDASCALADGIFADVAARFQ; from the coding sequence ATGGAGCTGACCAAGCAAAGCTGCGAGGATTTCCTGGACGTGCTGGCCTCCAAGGAGCCGGTCCCGGGCGGCGGAGGTGCCGCCGCCCTGGTGGGCGCGGTGGGGGTGGCCCTGGGCCATATGGTGGGAGCCCTCACCGTGGGCAAGAAGAAATACGCCGACGTGCAGGAGGACATTCTGGCCCTCAACGCCAGGGCCGAGGCCCTGCGCGCCCGGCTGGTGGAGCTGGTGGAGGAGGACGCCCGGGCCTTCGAGCCCCTGTCCCGGGCCTACGGCCTGCCCGCCTTTACGGAAGAGGAGAAGGCCCGCAAGGCCGCCGTCATGGCCCAGGCCCTGGACGCGGCCTGCGCCGCCCCGCTGGCGCTGATGGAGGCGCTGTGTCAGGCCATCGACCTGCACCGGGAATACGCCCAGAAGGGGACCGCCATCGCCATCTCCGACGTGGGAGTGGGGGTTGCCTGCTGCAAGGCGGCCCTCCAGGGGGCCAGTCTCAACGTATTCATCAACACCAAGTCCATGGCCGACCGTGCCAAGGCCGAGGCTGTCAACGAAAAGGCCCGGGCCATGCTGGACGCCTCCTGCGCGCTGGCTGACGGCATTTTTGCCGACGTGGCCGCGCGCTTCCAGTGA
- a CDS encoding ABC transporter ATP-binding protein, giving the protein MNALIEFQDVCKYYHMGDTTVVAADHISFQIRKGEFVAIVGSSGSGKSTCMNIIGCLDVPSEGTYLLDGRDVGQMNKNKLAEIRNALLGFIFQQYNLLPKLNLLENVEVPLIYAGVPRAERRERARIALEMVGLGDKLQHKPSQLSGGQQQRVSIARALVGEPAVILADEPTGALDSKTGREVLSLLQELHAAGNTVVLITHDNSIAVQAQRIIRLEDGRVVYDGPSNAPEAVVTPRAAGTGGGASA; this is encoded by the coding sequence ATGAATGCGCTCATCGAATTTCAGGACGTCTGCAAATATTATCATATGGGAGACACCACCGTGGTGGCCGCCGACCACATCTCCTTTCAGATCCGCAAGGGTGAGTTTGTGGCCATCGTGGGCTCCTCCGGCTCCGGCAAGTCCACCTGCATGAACATCATCGGCTGTCTGGACGTCCCCTCTGAGGGGACCTATCTGCTGGACGGCCGGGATGTGGGCCAGATGAACAAAAACAAGCTGGCCGAAATCCGCAACGCGCTTTTGGGCTTCATCTTCCAGCAGTACAACCTGCTGCCCAAGCTGAATCTGTTGGAAAACGTGGAGGTCCCGCTGATATACGCCGGCGTGCCCCGTGCAGAGCGCCGGGAGCGGGCCAGAATCGCCCTGGAGATGGTGGGGCTGGGTGACAAGCTCCAGCACAAGCCCAGCCAGCTCTCCGGCGGCCAGCAGCAGCGGGTGTCCATTGCCCGGGCCCTGGTGGGCGAGCCGGCGGTCATTCTGGCCGACGAGCCTACCGGCGCCCTGGACTCCAAGACGGGCCGCGAGGTCCTCTCCCTCCTCCAGGAGCTCCACGCCGCGGGCAACACCGTGGTCCTGATCACGCATGACAATTCCATCGCCGTCCAGGCTCAGCGCATCATCCGGCTGGAGGACGGCCGGGTGGTCTACGACGGGCCCTCCAACGCGCCCGAGGCGGTCGTCACCCCCAGGGCCGCCGGAACGGGAGGAGGCGCATCGGCTTGA
- a CDS encoding acyl-CoA dehydrogenase family protein — translation MNFELTNEQKDIQKLARDFAEKELLPQVRERDESGEFPLEAFRKLGKTGIYGLPYPKELGGMGGSYLSYILAVEEISKVDAAFGIAFSVDTSLYGGSIMNSSAPDEIKKKFLAPITYGEKIGSFGLTEHSAGSDAAGQHTVATKDGDSYVINGSKCFNTNGPLADYTVIYCLTDPELGTKGMAAFVVEKGTPGFTVGHVENKMGIRTAMVSDMILDNVRVPAENMIAKPGEGFKLAMKTLDGGRIGVGAQGLGIAEGAYEIARQYLMQRQQFGKPLNKQQYLAFKMAELATDIEKAKLLLYKAALCKEEGQPYSIPAAMAKMTCTDTAMKVATEAVQMLGGNGYMKDYHVERMMRDAKITQIYEGTNEIQKLVISGSLFR, via the coding sequence ATGAATTTCGAACTGACAAACGAGCAGAAGGACATCCAGAAGCTGGCCCGGGATTTCGCAGAGAAGGAGCTTCTCCCCCAGGTCCGCGAGCGGGACGAGTCCGGTGAGTTCCCCCTGGAGGCCTTCCGCAAGCTGGGTAAGACCGGTATCTACGGCCTGCCCTATCCCAAGGAGCTGGGCGGCATGGGCGGCAGTTACCTGAGCTACATCCTGGCCGTGGAGGAGATCTCAAAGGTGGACGCCGCCTTCGGCATCGCCTTCTCCGTGGACACCTCCCTGTACGGCGGCAGCATCATGAACTCCTCCGCCCCCGACGAGATCAAAAAGAAGTTTCTGGCCCCCATCACCTATGGGGAGAAGATTGGCTCCTTCGGCCTGACCGAGCACTCCGCCGGAAGCGACGCCGCCGGCCAGCATACCGTGGCCACCAAGGACGGTGACAGCTATGTCATCAACGGCTCCAAGTGCTTCAACACCAACGGCCCTCTGGCCGACTACACCGTCATCTACTGCCTGACCGACCCGGAGCTGGGCACCAAGGGCATGGCGGCCTTTGTGGTGGAGAAGGGCACACCCGGCTTCACCGTGGGCCATGTGGAGAACAAGATGGGCATCCGTACCGCCATGGTGTCCGACATGATCCTCGACAACGTCCGCGTGCCCGCTGAGAACATGATCGCCAAGCCCGGCGAGGGCTTTAAGCTGGCCATGAAGACCCTGGACGGCGGCCGCATCGGCGTGGGCGCCCAGGGCCTGGGCATCGCCGAGGGCGCCTATGAGATCGCCCGCCAGTACCTGATGCAGCGCCAGCAGTTCGGCAAGCCTCTGAACAAGCAGCAGTACCTGGCCTTCAAGATGGCCGAGCTGGCCACCGACATCGAAAAGGCCAAGCTGCTCCTCTATAAGGCCGCCCTGTGCAAGGAGGAGGGTCAGCCCTACTCCATCCCCGCGGCCATGGCCAAGATGACCTGTACCGACACCGCCATGAAGGTCGCCACCGAGGCGGTTCAGATGCTGGGCGGCAATGGCTACATGAAGGACTATCATGTGGAGCGCATGATGCGCGACGCCAAGATCACCCAGATCTACGAGGGCACCAACGAGATCCAGAAGCTGGTCATCTCCGGCAGCCTGTTCCGCTGA
- a CDS encoding threonine/serine exporter family protein has translation MNLLPLLPEVAAAGAGTAAFAVLFHVPAAFYLRCGVIGGCGWLCYRLLMAAGLTAIPAVFCATVLVVFLSRLSAVVRRCPVTLFLVPGIFPLVPGVGIYWTAYYLVTDRSALASQQGSTTLRSAVAIVLGILLVLEMPQGLFRRLAGPFLRA, from the coding sequence GTGAACCTTCTTCCGCTTCTGCCGGAGGTGGCCGCCGCCGGGGCCGGTACCGCCGCCTTCGCCGTCCTCTTCCACGTGCCCGCCGCCTTCTACCTCCGCTGCGGCGTCATCGGCGGCTGCGGCTGGCTGTGCTACCGGCTGCTGATGGCGGCGGGCCTGACCGCCATTCCCGCCGTCTTCTGCGCCACGGTGCTGGTGGTCTTCCTCTCCCGCCTGTCGGCGGTGGTCCGCCGGTGCCCGGTCACCCTGTTCCTGGTCCCCGGCATCTTCCCCCTGGTCCCCGGCGTGGGTATCTACTGGACGGCCTACTACCTGGTCACCGACCGGTCCGCTCTGGCTTCCCAGCAGGGGAGCACCACCCTGCGCAGCGCCGTGGCCATCGTATTGGGCATCCTGCTGGTGCTGGAGATGCCCCAGGGGCTGTTTCGGCGGCTGGCCGGTCCCTTCCTCCGAGCGTAA
- a CDS encoding S-layer homology domain-containing protein: protein MKNRLIALCAALCLVLPLGTGALAAQSTDTALETVKVLGIMVGDENGNMNLSSPVTRAEFVKMMTAASAYQDTVGSGYGSSLFKDVKSSHWAGEYIRLGVEQGWFNGYVDGTFRPDSSITLEEGCTALLRLLGYDSGSLAGSFPTAQLSKSSAIGLLDDLAAVQGQVLTRQDCVTLFYNLLTTQTSSGSVYGATLGYTITNGEVDYSALVAADTKGPYVASSGSLELPFCTDNVAVYRNGSASDLSAVKQYDVYYYNANLRTVWLYSSRVTGTLTAVSPNRAAPSSVTVAGVSYDIGTSAAYKLSSQGGFADGDTVTLLLGMNGEVVDVITAQASDSVYYGVVVSSEKTASSSSTSLSDTTSVQIVTQVACSDGTVRTFYHSGSQLTAGRLVSAGVSRSGTVVKYLSTKSLSGTVSSDGAHFAGYPFAAGVEILDTDSSGGYARIYPSRLVGVKLPSEHVRYYTLDSSGCIDRLILDEATGDTLDYVYLTSANSTSEGMSVSGTYQYLRSGTAGTISGSTAYSVSTGGAVLLYDDGSLKTIRQLQKVALTQLSDRYAMAGNQKYLLDENVQVLLQGSSGCYATTLSAINAEDYSLRGWYDELGCPGGGRIRILVATVA from the coding sequence ATGAAAAATCGCTTGATCGCCCTGTGCGCCGCCCTGTGTCTGGTCCTCCCTCTGGGGACCGGGGCCCTGGCCGCCCAGAGCACGGATACCGCTCTGGAGACCGTGAAGGTTCTGGGCATTATGGTGGGAGATGAAAACGGGAACATGAACCTCTCCTCCCCGGTGACCCGGGCAGAATTTGTCAAGATGATGACGGCGGCCTCCGCCTACCAGGATACCGTGGGCAGCGGCTACGGCTCCTCCCTTTTCAAGGACGTGAAGAGCAGCCACTGGGCCGGCGAGTACATCAGGCTGGGCGTGGAGCAGGGCTGGTTTAACGGCTATGTGGACGGCACCTTTCGCCCGGACAGCTCCATCACCCTGGAGGAGGGCTGCACCGCCCTCCTGCGGCTGCTGGGCTATGATTCGGGCAGCCTGGCCGGGAGCTTTCCCACCGCGCAGCTCTCCAAATCCAGCGCCATCGGCCTGCTGGACGACCTGGCCGCCGTGCAGGGTCAGGTCCTCACCCGGCAGGACTGCGTGACCCTCTTCTATAACCTGCTCACCACCCAGACCAGCTCCGGCTCGGTCTACGGCGCCACCCTGGGCTACACCATCACCAACGGCGAAGTGGATTACTCCGCCCTGGTCGCCGCCGACACCAAGGGCCCCTATGTGGCCTCCTCCGGCTCCCTGGAGCTCCCCTTCTGCACCGACAACGTCGCCGTCTACCGCAACGGCTCCGCCTCCGACCTGTCGGCGGTGAAGCAGTACGACGTATACTACTATAACGCCAACCTGCGCACCGTCTGGCTCTACAGCAGCCGGGTCACTGGCACCCTCACCGCCGTCTCTCCCAACCGGGCCGCCCCCTCCTCCGTCACGGTGGCGGGCGTCTCCTACGACATTGGCACCTCCGCCGCCTACAAGCTCTCCAGCCAGGGCGGCTTTGCCGACGGCGACACCGTCACCCTCCTGCTGGGCATGAACGGCGAGGTGGTGGACGTGATCACCGCCCAGGCCAGCGACAGCGTCTATTACGGCGTGGTGGTCTCCAGCGAAAAGACCGCCTCCTCCTCGTCCACCTCCCTCTCCGACACCACCTCCGTGCAGATCGTCACCCAGGTGGCCTGCTCCGACGGCACGGTCCGCACCTTCTATCACAGCGGCAGCCAGCTCACCGCCGGGCGGCTGGTGAGCGCCGGGGTCAGCCGCTCCGGCACCGTGGTAAAGTACCTGTCCACCAAGAGCCTGTCGGGCACGGTCAGCAGCGACGGCGCCCACTTCGCCGGCTACCCCTTCGCCGCCGGCGTGGAGATCCTGGACACCGACAGCAGCGGCGGCTATGCCCGCATCTACCCCTCCCGTCTGGTTGGGGTCAAGCTCCCGTCCGAACATGTACGCTACTACACCCTGGATTCCTCCGGCTGCATCGACCGGCTCATTCTGGACGAGGCCACCGGCGACACGCTGGACTACGTCTATCTGACCTCTGCCAACAGCACATCCGAGGGCATGAGCGTCTCCGGCACCTATCAGTACCTGCGCAGCGGGACGGCCGGAACCATCAGCGGCTCCACCGCCTACAGCGTCTCCACCGGCGGCGCGGTGCTCCTCTACGACGACGGCAGCCTCAAAACCATCCGACAGCTCCAAAAGGTCGCCCTGACCCAGCTTTCCGACCGGTACGCCATGGCCGGGAATCAGAAATACCTGCTGGATGAGAACGTCCAGGTGCTGCTTCAGGGCTCCAGCGGCTGCTATGCCACCACCCTGTCCGCCATCAACGCCGAGGACTACTCCCTGAGGGGCTGGTACGACGAGCTGGGCTGTCCCGGGGGCGGGCGCATCCGCATCCTGGTGGCCACCGTCGCCTGA
- a CDS encoding nucleotidyltransferase family protein — protein MERPVLVVMAAGMGSRYGGLKQLDPVGPHGQLIIDYSIYDARRAGFDTVVFVIKREHEAEFRAAIGDRLGGAMTVKYAFQALEDLPEGERVPEGRVKPWGTAQAVLAARHVVDGPFAVVNADDYYGPEGFRAVYDYLTAHPDGAAGYEYAMVGYRLENTVTEHGSVSRGVCREDEDGYLERVTERTRIEKDGTAIRYTEDGGATWTVLPGDTVVSMNLWGFTRSYLEEAWARFPAFLERTRAENPLKGEYYLPAVVSALIDEGKARVKVLRSRDKWYGVTYQEDKPTVVAALADMTARGLYPERLWEQ, from the coding sequence ATGGAACGACCGGTTTTGGTGGTCATGGCGGCGGGCATGGGGAGCCGCTATGGCGGGCTCAAGCAGTTGGACCCGGTGGGGCCCCACGGCCAGCTCATCATCGACTATTCGATCTACGACGCCCGCCGGGCGGGCTTTGACACGGTGGTGTTCGTCATCAAGCGGGAGCACGAGGCGGAGTTCCGCGCCGCAATCGGAGACCGGCTCGGCGGCGCGATGACGGTCAAATACGCCTTTCAGGCGCTGGAGGATCTGCCGGAGGGGGAGCGGGTGCCGGAGGGGCGGGTAAAGCCCTGGGGCACCGCTCAGGCCGTTCTGGCGGCCCGGCACGTGGTGGACGGGCCCTTCGCGGTGGTGAACGCCGACGACTACTACGGTCCCGAGGGGTTCCGGGCCGTTTACGATTATCTCACCGCCCACCCCGACGGGGCGGCGGGCTACGAGTACGCCATGGTGGGCTACCGGCTGGAGAATACCGTCACCGAGCACGGCTCGGTGTCCCGGGGCGTGTGCCGGGAGGACGAGGACGGCTACCTGGAGCGGGTCACCGAGCGCACCCGCATCGAGAAGGATGGGACGGCCATCCGGTACACCGAGGACGGCGGAGCCACCTGGACCGTCCTGCCGGGGGATACGGTGGTTTCCATGAATCTGTGGGGCTTTACCCGGAGCTATCTGGAGGAGGCCTGGGCCCGGTTCCCGGCCTTTCTGGAGCGGACCCGTGCGGAGAATCCCCTGAAGGGGGAGTATTACCTCCCCGCAGTGGTCAGCGCCCTCATTGACGAGGGCAAGGCCCGGGTAAAGGTCCTGCGAAGCCGGGACAAGTGGTACGGAGTCACCTATCAGGAGGACAAACCCACTGTGGTGGCCGCCCTAGCGGACATGACGGCCCGGGGTCTGTATCCTGAGCGGCTGTGGGAGCAGTAG
- a CDS encoding threonine/serine exporter family protein, which produces MNRLEQEQRASAPDIAALAGEILLASGAEIFRVEETIDRICRAYGVASADAFVLSSGIFLTAGNETERAFARVRHIPLSGARLDRVAAVNQLSREIEQGRCTPRQAYQRLLAIRDLPGRPRWVQTLASGVGSGCFCLLFGGGPADCLVSCGAGLLLYLYLLYLVRGRLSKIAANISGSALVTLFSLLVYLAGVGERLDIITIGAIIPLIPGVAFTSAIRDIADQDYIAGAVRMLDALLVTFCIAAGVGLVMAGYHLLLGGALL; this is translated from the coding sequence GTGAACCGATTGGAACAGGAGCAGCGGGCCTCGGCGCCCGACATCGCCGCCCTGGCCGGAGAGATCCTTCTGGCCAGCGGGGCGGAGATCTTCCGGGTGGAGGAGACCATCGACCGTATCTGCCGGGCCTACGGCGTGGCGTCCGCCGACGCCTTCGTCCTCAGCAGCGGCATCTTCCTCACGGCGGGGAACGAGACGGAACGGGCCTTCGCCCGGGTCCGGCACATCCCCCTCAGCGGGGCCCGCCTGGACCGGGTGGCCGCCGTCAACCAGCTCTCCCGGGAGATCGAGCAGGGCCGCTGTACGCCCCGGCAGGCTTATCAGCGCCTGCTGGCCATCCGGGACCTGCCCGGCCGCCCCCGGTGGGTCCAGACTCTGGCCTCCGGCGTGGGCAGCGGCTGCTTTTGCCTTCTCTTCGGGGGCGGCCCCGCCGACTGCCTGGTCTCTTGCGGGGCAGGTCTGCTGCTCTACCTCTACCTGCTCTATCTGGTGCGGGGCCGCCTGTCCAAGATCGCCGCCAACATCAGCGGCAGCGCTCTGGTCACCCTCTTCTCCCTGCTGGTCTATCTGGCGGGGGTGGGGGAACGGCTGGACATCATCACCATCGGGGCCATCATCCCCCTCATTCCCGGCGTGGCCTTCACCAGCGCCATCCGGGACATCGCCGACCAGGATTACATCGCCGGCGCGGTCCGGATGCTGGACGCTCTGCTGGTCACCTTCTGCATCGCCGCAGGCGTGGGCCTGGTCATGGCGGGCTATCACCTGCTGCTGGGAGGTGCGCTGCTGTGA